The genomic DNA AAGTCCCTTACAATCAACTATCGTTATATCCATTGcttttttctttgtgttttcTGCCTTCATGTCGATCCAGGCATTACAGAATAGTTTGAACATGGAAGCAGGACTTGGAGTTAAGTCTCTTGCATGTTTATACAGCGCTAGTATAGTGTCGTCACTACTTGCTCCGTTCTGTATTAAAGTTCTTGGTGGAAAAATTACAGTGGTGGCAGCGTTTTCTTGCCATGCTATATATGTAATGAGTAACTTCTATCCACGGTTTTACACTTTGATTCCAACGTCAATACTTTTAGGATTAGTTACCGGTCCACTATGGACTGCGCAGAATCTGTTTATCACTGCTAGTGCCACGAGAATTGCagagaaaagaaagaaaaacttGAAAGATGTTCTGAACCGACACAAcggaatatttttctctattcatGGAGTGGCTTTCGGCATTGGAAGTGTCGTCTCTTCTATAATTTTTCACACAGATATAACTTTACCATCCGGAAACGTTTCCAAATTGTGTGGCATTTTAGAATGTGACAGCTACCTACAACCAAACACCTctaatatatcttttataagtACAAATAGACCATCATCTCAGTTACTTCATCAACTCTTTAGTGTTTACCTAGCATTTGACATGATTGGTGTTGTCATAGCAATGGTACTATTACCAACATTACCAGTCAGTGAttggataaaaaagaaaagtgctTTAAAGTCTGTCTATTCCATGTTTTCATCTTTATCGAACGTTAAATTGGTGTTATTTCTACCCTTAACTATAATGACTAGCGTACAACGCTTTGTTTTATATGCGGATTTTACAAAAGTAAGTATTACgagatattttaattaaattatgcAAGTGCACATACGAGTGCACGAGGACTAGACATATATTGATGACTAGGTGAGAAAATATCAACTAATTTATATGCATTGAAGATAATTGATTAATGAGGGATGGGATCCCGCtttgaaaaacttcaaaaatggcacataaaattgagaatggaaatggggaatgtgtcaaagagacaaaattccgactatagaaaaaacaacagcagaaggtcaccaacaggtcttcaatgtagcgagaaattcctgcacccggaggcgtccttcaactggcccctaaacaaatatatactagttcagtgataatgaacgccatactaatttccaaattgtacacaagaaactaaaattaaaagaatacaagactaacaaaggtcgaaggctcctgacttgggacaggcgcaaaaatgcggcatGTTTGTTTCAGTCAATGCATTTTGTTAATCATATTATAATGTAAAATGGATGGGAAatctacaaaacacaacattgaacactaaagactgaacaacacGAATCCTATTAAAACCTATGATTACCCCCAGGTGCTCAGCAAGGGTAAATTGCTATTACAGGCGTTTTTAGCATGTCCATATTTATGTAACGAAAACTTAATTCATCGTGCTCTCTGTTGCACATGCATATTCGCTTAATATAAATTTGTGTATATACGTATGTTCCATATTCTCTTTGTTGTATACTCAAAGACTTTAAAAACGCAAcacacattttgtttatttcaattttatgctTTTATCAAATCAGGGTTACATTATGACTTTACAATATTGACTTTATTAACGaaagaaaaacatgatgttAAGTCGTTGTCGCGTGTTGATGTGGTTGGTGAATGTTTCTCTCATCtcgacttttttttatatattatagtttagaccgttttttttcttgtttgaatggttttacactagtcatttttgggggccctttatagcttgcagtTCGGTGTAATCCAATATTCCGTGTTGAAGACGGTGCTTCGACCTATAATGACTTATTgctacaaattgtgacttggatggagagttgtctcattggcactcataccacatcttcctatgtttcatatgactttaattatTTATGCATTAGCTTTTAAAGacatgtatgcagactttggcaaaactaCGTTCAATGTAAACAACTTTTCACGAAAATACAATGTTTCCTcaacccacgaaaattgatatatacgaaaataaatgaatccacaaaaTTCACGTTTGTTACAAACTTGCACATAAGAATAAGGAGGTGTGGTATGAATATCAATAAGATAACTATCAACCAGAGTTCGAATTAAGTGGATGGTAGCAATTTTTATGCTACCGTATAATTGTATGTACATTGTTTTATAGGCGTACATCACATGCCCATTCAGTATTGGATGGGTAGGATTAGTTATGGCAAGTTATGCATTAACAAATACAATTAGTCTACAAATTATACATGGAATAGCAAAGTTGATCAAACGTAAAATTCTAGTAGCATTCGCAGCCATGGTTAACATAGCGGAAATGACGTTTTGGTTATTTTGGAACCCAACAGCCGATCACCTTCCTTTAGTATTTGTATCAGTCATTTTATGGGGAATGACAGACGCAATATGGAAACTTGAAATATTTGGTAAGTTATATTAATTCGATTTACTATAACACCCCTACTATATGGACACAAAAAATGGCAATGTTTTTTCGAAAGTATGCTGGCCAAAAACATTCGGAgattaataattttttactaaattgttcaaaagattatttttttcttctgttaaatCATTTACACACAAATGCTCTACAAATCGACGAATATAATGCAGTGTCCTACCTGATTTCGTTGCCTAGAAGAATATTCATTTGTCAATATAAACAGATGTTGTATGTTTGCCGATGAGACAAAAATCCTCTAGATACCAAAATGACGTAGGTCTAAGCAACTActagtcaccgtacggctttcacaAAGAAGCAACACTCATACCATGTCAACGATGTcattaatttttaaagttatcttcaattttgttttacgtTCAGCGTCAAATAGTGCATGCATGTTCTGGAcaagtacaaaaaatgtacaagtcAACAATTAAATAATACAACGTTCAGGTCCTGCAATAGATATCGTCTTGAATGAATAAATTGTCACTGAAAAATGAGGGTATACTGGATAGGGAAAGAAATTTAGCCTTGCAGTAGGCCACCTACCGACCAGTAAAGAGTCGCGGCAGGATTTTATAAGGGagttaccatttgatttttatgggggtctaggatgaaaaattttgtcctgctttttttttaaagttgtaatctctgtcctgcctttttattgtttactctattcggtcctgcctttttattttttactctattcggtcctgcctttttattttttactctattcggtcctgccttttttttactagtttatcctgactttttttacacaaattgtcatcctgcctttttttttttaccaagttgctcatcctgcactttttttttttactaaaaactcctgtcctgcttatttttttcaaatttcatcctagccccccataaaaatcaaatggtagctccctaacgTGCAACAAGCGTGAAACACAAGTTACACATTAGGCACTAAGTGATATTTCTCGTACAGCCACAAACGGCCACCCTGCCTCGCTGCAAAGGTGTTACCACCGACTGCATTTGTCAttcattcttatgattattcagtttgGGTAATTTTTGGATGAAAACGAAAAAAATGCGTCCGGATATTGTTTCCGTCATCAGACCGTGTTTAAAGTAAATGACTAGACTttcgatttaaacttttaaacataattttcagAATTACTCGGAAACAGGACAATTATTATCGCGttattctacatgtatatactatgATTATACTCCTTTGctataatatatagagactctctaTATAATATAGCAGTGATCGCCGCGGAGAAGAAACATGGAATTgatagtaaatagaaaatacactttatttataatatatgtatgttaATAGATGTTCATATACAGTAACGCGAAAATCATggaattttacagaaaataatttttttaacggACTGTGGAAAAAAAGGAGAGGGCTTAAAATATTGTCCTGTCTCCACTGAGTACccatgacttttgataccttttttgaaattctccagacataaatttttttttaatacttgtatctttaatttttttctgttatgaaTATCCTATTTTGTCGAgacttcgactttagtcgaaaaagcgaaacaaagcgatcctacattccgtcgtcgtcggcggtgacgacgtccacaaatattctctCTGAAGatagtttttgaaatttgaaattttaataactttcttaaactatactggatttctacaaacttgaacagaagcttgtttatgatcataagatagtatccagaggtaaattttgtaaaaataaaattcaatattttccgtatttaacttttaaatagacttagtttttctgctgggaaacattacattcactctgtggttaaactttttaaaatttagataactttcttaaactatccttggtttgcaccaaacttggacagaagctagtttatgatcataagacagtatatacaagtaaaatttgtaaaacaataaatccattttttccgtattttacttttaaatggacttagattttcttccagttaacattacatacagtctgcagttaaagtttttaaagcatttactatcctggatttttaccaaacttggacagaagtttcttacaatcaaaagatagtatcaagaggaatatttttattgattttttgctcatttttgttgagcctgcgaatTACAGAAAAAGTAGGCGAAACACTGGAtaccgcggaacccttacaaatttgttttcttacaatttcttaattagatataggaagatgtggtgtgagtgccaatgagacaactctccatccaaataacaatttaaaaattaaaccattataggttaaagtacggccttcaagacTGTTTCATTAATTActggtttattttttacaggtaCTATACCAGTACTGTTTTCAACAAGGAAGGAACCAGCTTTCGCCAATGTTCATTTTTGGGGATCTTTGAGTAGTGCAATCTATTTTGGAACAGCAAGCTATCTTTGTGTCTTTACGAAACTTTTAGTGTGTATTGCTTTAATGATTATATCAATGCTGCTATATctaatattacaaataaaactgtCCAGGGAACAGTCACCAGACAGACCTACAGAGCAGGAAATCAGCATCCAAGAGAAGGAACAATTAAACAACACGTCTGCAGATTGACAACGGCTGTTCATAGAATCGGttcaatattaaataatttgttttaagtaTCTGTTGATGATTGAagctacttaaaaaaaattaaaaattaaaaaaaaatactgaactccgaggaaaattcaaaacggaaagtacctaatgaaatggcaaaatctaaaGACGATGGATAACAAAGTTAACTATCATATCCCTGACTTAATGtgtagctagcttaacctctcacttgtacaaCAGTCGCGTAAAATTCCTTTACATTGTCAAAGATGTGTGAACAATCACACATAAAAGGTAAACAATTGTCTAAAAATTTGACACATCAATcgacattgtgttataatctcaATCACTATGAAAAATCagcaaaaaagaaagacaagaaTCAATATAatcatagcacaataacacagcgattggatgtataagtacagagccacatcatatgtaacaaagaaacacaaaaaaggcTTCAGAACGAAAGACATTAGCAAAATTGAAAGACAAGTtagaataaaaatttaatataacacaataacacaatgatggGACGTATAAGTGCAGGCCGCGTtgtatgtaacaaagaaacataaaaggGCATATATAAAACAAGCGGCGGTTTTAGGGGGAGGAAGACCAACCACACCCTTTGTGGGGAAAAAGTTAGAAATAATGAAGCTTGACAGGCGCCAGATCTATTTTAGTTAGTCAATCTGCCCGTCACCATTCCTTACATTAAAAAAGTCCAAAAAAGACTAAATCTCTAGAATCAAATCgactgaaatataaataacttatataataaGAAAGAATACAAACAGTATCACCAATGAATTGAACTAACCTGCACAGCTATACAATATGGGTTTGTCGCATTGTTGAAGGATGCAATGTTGGCTATTATTGCCTACAACTACACCATTTGAGTTTTGGTGGATAGTGGTTGCATtgaaaattataccacatcGATCTCCTTATTCAAATACATAAAAGTGAAACTAGTCTAGGTGTTAAACCATTTGATATGAATTGGGagattattatttattgatagTAATCgttgtttatgtgttaaacAATAAGAGTTGTTTtcggtaataaaaaaaaaaaagaaaagaaaaagaaaaaaaatctttaaaacataagaaaaatcttcactaaaagaaaaaaaaacctcgtCTAATTGTTCGCAGTTATTgctgagaatatttatcaggtTGTGATTGTTTGGGTCGCTTTCAGTTGAAAAGGAACAAATGATAAggaacaaataatttattatacatgGGTGACAGTTAGTGCCTCTCAGAATACCAATCATTCGAGGTGCAATACCAACTAAAGCATGATAGTACGTCTGATCAGATTTCATACAGAAAGGGTTGAAAAATATTGCTTTGAGTTTGACAGTTGTAAGAAATTATCCCTGCATTGTATTGCAAAAAATATACGGAGTTATCAGCAAATACCGTGGGTGTTTCGAAGGACGATTTCTATTTAGTGTTTCtataaatcattttgaaattttatggtGACATGGTTACTAATTATATAAAGCTTGATAATAGGACAAAAATGGACATTAGTTTTGATTGGTCTTCTTTAGGTattggttattttgttttataggcAATGAAATGTTGTGTGAAATTTTATGGTTGTACTGACTAAAATACCACTTAACTCATTTCACTgaagtattatttatttgaaacaaagagaaatttttcacaatgtttttaatatacCAATTTGACAAAGACAAACAGGTATGAATCAATCGTGGTATTATTCCTCGGCAGTGGAGGGGTCACGTGGTCCTATATGTAGTTCTGCTACTGtgatcactagccagtcaacacggatgttgtgagttcgaacctcGCTCGTGTGAGTGCATTCGACTTGAATCTTCATTGAccaggattgtcagttttcctatcgaaggtcgatGATTTTCTCCGGGCAATCCGGCTTCCTCCACAAAGAAAACTTGACACGAAATAGTCTAAAAGTGGCGGtcaaacaccaacaatcaatcaatcaattctgaggcaatgttattattttcaaaacgaACACGTACTTTATTATATCCTCCAAAAAATCTCCAGAATCAATCTAGAGATTGCTCGAGATAATGCTTCTTGAAgatcacaaataaaaatgaacaagtTATCAAGTAATTGTAGGACGGCATATGCAAATaagattgccaaagagacaactctgaATGTCTGAATACCACACTAGCATAATTTTTAAAGGTTGActatatacagaaaaaaaaaataagcgacCAGCATCTAAAATATCTATTTGCAACTTATATTGACCATCgataaaataataactttataCAATGCATTATTAATATCCACCAATGGAACTTTATATAATCagattatttcaaaagaaaatacaattaaaatttgtgaaaaatattaaaactcaAAAAGTCTTACactcacaatttaaaaaaaaacccaccaacaGATGAAATCAGAGAATAATCGATTATATGTGTCATGACGAGTGTAAcagttaaaaattcattttgatGAAATACACCCACGCTAGTAATTGCAAAATTTCGAACTTAAATTCTTTGGTTAGGGTTATCATGCAGTAAATTACAACAGACTACAGAATGACTATAAGAACTCTGGTGAGCATAACGAGATCAGATATCTGTAATTTGATTGGATCTGCGttggtatattttttgtaaCGCCGCACTACATTGGTTCATACATTTtcattgtagatttttttttatgtctttctGAAATAAGAATAATCCAATGCTACTAGGAAGATCGTCTTTACTTTACACcaataaaaaatagaattacCAAATATGCAATGCATTTGGGAATTTTTAAGACCTGTTGCATTGGATGATTTGAAAGTGCATTTTGCGTGGGTTTCTCTGTACTTTCTTCACTAAGCTGCAAAACGTCTGAataattttgattatataacattgctaataaaaatatcagtagGCGTGAGCTACACCGCACGACACTTGTTTAGATTGAATTACTGGTCTTTGGATTATAACATTAGGCTTTATTACTACGGTACTCGGGGATTTGGTTAACTTTTTACACTCCAAGAAAATAGTTAAAAGCATATTTCACTTTGCACTTCCGTATAAGACTATGAAATATGTTACGAAAAAGTGGaaaggattaatataagttgcaataacttatttcccaatccactatatataaatatgtttttgtagtAATAAACTCTCATTGCCTACTTTAATGGCCTTTGCTACGAAATACTATAAAAGAATATTACTTGTCCTGAAAATAGAGTAATAATCCtggttttgaaattcaaaatcataaaaactaaaatgtattcacttaatattgatttaaaattataaacaatcttgattctataaaaaaaattcagatattttaattatataccTTGGCTATCTTATCTGTACCGATCTAGATGAATAAGGACTTACAGTTTCTACGATAATTATCGTGTTCAAATTACTGATTCCGATAAGATTTATGTTTattaactataaaaaatattttcaaagaactttcattttaattgataaattgaaaaattatcattaaatcaATTGCATTAATACTGCaatatctttaataaaatattgaaaataacacgttattaatttcttgcgtccgaagcgcttttctggatttaccttcatcaggaacgctcaaagccaaacatttgaaatccaaagatgtataagtaccgaaaccgttgaagagctatatataaaaaatacctaaaataaatagccaaattcatctaaagccaactttgcctgagggagttgaaaccttagtttcttaataatttctaaatttataaacggacaatttttaagtaaagtttgttaaatcatgtcggtaccgaaatactgactactgagttgatgataccctcggggactgatagtccaccagcagaggtatcgacccagtgatgtaaaatattgaaaacaacacgttattaatttcttgcgtccgaagcgcttttct from Mytilus trossulus isolate FHL-02 chromosome 8, PNRI_Mtr1.1.1.hap1, whole genome shotgun sequence includes the following:
- the LOC134681837 gene encoding protein unc-93 homolog A-like, translated to MRNFRMKIYCAFRGGVKSDKIESPLQSTIVISIAFFFVFSAFMSIQALQNSLNMEAGLGVKSLACLYSASIVSSLLAPFCIKVLGGKITVVAAFSCHAIYVMSNFYPRFYTLIPTSILLGLVTGPLWTAQNLFITASATRIAEKRKKNLKDVLNRHNGIFFSIHGVAFGIGSVVSSIIFHTDITLPSGNVSKLCGILECDSYLQPNTSNISFISTNRPSSQLLHQLFSVYLAFDMIGVVIAMVLLPTLPVSDWIKKKSALKSVYSMFSSLSNVKLVLFLPLTIMTSVQRFVLYADFTKAYITCPFSIGWVGLVMASYALTNTISLQIIHGIAKLIKRKILVAFAAMVNIAEMTFWLFWNPTADHLPLVFVSVILWGMTDAIWKLEIFGTIPVLFSTRKEPAFANVHFWGSLSSAIYFGTASYLCVFTKLLVCIALMIISMLLYLILQIKLSREQSPDRPTEQEISIQEKEQLNNTSAD